gacacgttctccagtgaggaggcagagtctggggacatgggaataggcttgtccattactgaggccgaagtcgctaaggtagttaagaagctccttggtggcaaggctccaggggtagatgagatccgccctgagttcctcaaggctctggatgttgtggggctgtcttggctgacacgccttttcaacattgcttagacatcgggggcggtgccactggattggcagactggggtggtggtgcctgtttttaaaaaaggggaccggagggtgtgttccaactacaggggaatcacactcctcagcctccctggtaaggtctatgcaggggtactggagaagagagtccggcctggtcgtggaacactggaccaactcttcaccctctccaggattctggagggttcatgggagtttgcccaaccagtaaacatgtgctttgtggatctggagaaggcattcgactgtgttccccggggtattctgtgggaggtcaCATCGCTGTTTTTTCTGGTTTCTAAAAAGGcttgttactgttactgaaagAGTCCATCTTGCATATGTTGTAGAATATATGTGGTGGAATTCTAGCTTAAAGTCTCTTGTGTATAAATCGCTTCTCTTCTTTCACCACACCTTTCTCATGTTTGCGACCCCAATCCCCTGGACTTAACACAGGGTTATAAAAGATACTTTGAGCATCATGCCAAACCTTCTGACCCCACTAGTACACAAGGAGCGAATTTCATGTTTGGTGAACCCCTCCTGATTGTGGAAAGCAGGTTTAGCCTGTCATCCACATAAGTGAAGAGTAATTTGCttcatgtgaaaatgacattttagtaGCAACAATAAGTAAAAACTAAACTTAATAACCAGTCAACATTTAAAATTTACTATAATGGAATTGTACAAATGAAAATTCTGATAAAACAGGAGATCATAATTTCAGCATgtcaatttaatttttaattgtgGGAAAAAAATGCTGCATGTTAATGAGAAATAAAACCTCAcatactaaaataaaaattctaaatactaaaataatatTCCTATAATTAAAAGTTGAGTTGTAAGATGCAATAATTAGATTTTTATACACCATTTTTTCTAATATCAACAGCATTTTCTGATAAAGATACTTTGTTTTTTAAGTTTGAGTTAAACATTGAGTGCTAAGACTCCgcttttctttcacatttcatttAACAGTTCATATTACACTTTCTGTGGCATTTATATGTTCCAGTTTTTTCCTGTGTCAccatgttttctttaaaattattggttttctctgtttttgtttctttttttgtatccATTTTGGCAGCCAAACCGGAGCTTCACCAGCACATGTCTTTAATggatatgaagaaaaagactgaaccatttgtcactgtgaaattagacctctgcatttaacccatctgtacagtgaaacaccctcatacatgcacactagggggcagtgagcacacttactgGCAGtcagcagccctatccacggcacctggggagcatttgtgggttaggtgccttgttcaATGGCACTCCAGTCATAGGACTGTCAGTCAAGGGGATCAAACCttcaaccttccggtcacagggctggttccctaacttccagcccacgactacctCATTAATATATTAGCTTTGATTTGCTCTTGCCTAGTACACTGGTGAAAACACTGCAGCATTAAAAGACTTTATGAATAGGTGACTTTATAATAGCTTTTCTACTGTGTTGTGTATTTTGCATGGCTTAGCGCTGTTACCACTACGTTGATGAATCTGTTCCAGCAAGTGcagatttaaaaacataaataaattactTACATGGTAAAATACATGGAGGAAACATAAGGTTCTATGTAACAATTATCTTTCTTGACACTTCTACACCTGAACCAAGGACAGGACCTGCACCAAAGACCCTTTAAGTTTTACTGAATTGTTATCTTTCAACTTCTGAAATCCCATCGAGATCATCAAATGTCTTCCTTCACTTTTGCCTCCTGAGTCTTTCTGGCAGAAATTAAACTACAGAGTATGTTTTGATTTCGTACTGCAGACAGTGTAAAGAAATATATCAGCCACCAGAACCAAGTTGTGTTGTCCCACCACTTTGGAGGTGTGCTGACCCCTGCAGCAGTGTTTCAATAACTATCCATCACTATTTCTACAAGAAGATTTACATCTACTGTATACAAATACCATCTGCATGTAATTGATCTGAACAACACTACCACTGTTTTGTCTAGGTTTCACCTAACTGTACACgcctgagcaaaaaaaaaaaaaaagagcccaACTCAAAATGGCAAAGCATTAAAGCTTTTAAtggataataataaacaaatggaTAAAGTAACGTAATATGGGATATCTTACCCTttgctttctttaaaaaaatgctttgcGGAAagctgccctgcgatggactggtgacctgtccagggtgtatcctgtcttccgcccgacgactgctgggataggctccagcaccccccgtgaccctgaggtagaagcggcttagaaaatgaatgaatgaatgaatgctttACAGAAAGAGTAGTCAGTATTTTTCTACTGATTTGCTTTGAAAAACATTTCCAAgctagtttttcttttttgtgagaCCAAATAGGGTTTATGATAAGGTAAATCAGtaaaacacattacatttgAGGTCTGGCCCATTTTTGCCCAGTATATGTTATTACCTGCTGTGCATTCAGATATGGTCTGAACTTGTGAAGGTTTATCAAGAAAAGGTGCAACACATTCTACACTATAcctgaaaaaaacactttattaggttaacaatattttatttcccACCTTCAACGCCTTCATCAGAAATACACAACTCAACATGATCCTTCTTTAAGGAATCAAAACAATTTAATACCTCACTAAGATTAAGAACAGGTGTGGCCCCTTAAATGAGCATCATGTTGAGTCTTGTACATCTAATGAAGGATTTCAATGTGGGAAACAAAATATTGATAACTTTTGATCTTGTGGCCTTTATGATTTTTGGTTGCACGTCACCCTCAGTTAACCTAagctttttctcttttgccttaaatttattcattttctttgtgTTCTGCTCCACCCAATGACAATCTGAAAACACAGGCTGTAGTTTTTGCATTCTAGTCTAAATCAAGCGCTCATCTGTCTTTACACATCTGTAATTTGAACATAAGAAACATCAATGAAAGAACAAATTCAACACAGATAAAATGATTcataataacattttttaattagCTTTATATTCAACACATGGAACATTTGTGAACTATTTCACAGCCAGAATCAGAAAGACTGAAGGGAAACTCAGTATGTAGAACCTCCCACAAGTATAtcagccacacacacaaataaaaggtgtaaaatgtttttatgagaATCActtatataaaaaatgaaacttgCAGCCAATTGcgtaagaaaaacattttaactgcCAAATGGACATTACCTTTTCAGTTATATGACATTCATTACAAGCAGCATGTGTCAGAAACAGAGTATACATCATCAAGATGCACATCAATCACTGAACACAGTCTACAATACAATCCTGACTAAGGATTATGGAGACTGCAGATACTCCATGTAAAACTGAAAGGTAGGGTTGTTCAAAACACTCTTGAATTGTGTAACGGAATGAATGTGTCCAGTGTCTCATACCAGCATGCATATACATTTCCTCTATACTGTCCAGCACAACCAGAACACTTTTACATAAACTGCTTACAGGATCAAACCGTTACCAACAGCTGTCTCCTTTATTCATCGGTGCATAGAGGACTTTACTAAGACAGTTATACTGAAATGAAGAGTGATGTGGAATGGCAAACACAGCGGAAGTGCTTTCTGCATTTGGTCCAATACAATGAGTGccgattttaaaaatataaataaaattgaaaactaaaataattcCTAAAATGCATAAAAGAAATAAGGCTCAGTaacaatatttgaaatattaagaCAAATACATACAGTGTGAATGAATTAACGGCAGTGAAGGCTGGAATATTAGAACTGGTCCTCAATGTCAGAAGTGTACACTCTATATCGCTTCATTAGTGCAGTCCAAACCATtaagtgagagacagaagacATGGGCAAGAAAATTAATACAGATGATGCCATTTCGTTACATTCTGAACATTTACGAAATTTTTAAAACTCCTCATGAACTGGCCgaaaacaaaacactgtcaGGAAAATGTGCGCGGTTTGCGCTGGTGTGTGCTGTGTATGAGTTAAACGCATGTTTCATTGTATCAGATTATTACTAGAGaaagaatataaaatatatttatataaaatatattacccACTGCATGGCTATTTTGCTCATTAAGGACCTGTTTACATCTTGAGACTGGACTGTTCTCAGATCAGCCCAGCGGTCACCTGCAACAGTAGTGGTCTAGTTATCAGTACCAAACACAGTGTTAAGCTGCTGAGTCACTCTAATGAAGGTGGTACGGCGACTCAGCTCTTTCAGTTTAGCGGCTCCTACGTAGGTACAAGTGGAGCGAACACCTCCCAGCACGTCTCTCACGGTGTCCTCCACTGGGCCTTTATATGGCACCTCAACCGTCTTACCCTCGGATGCTCTGcacccaaacacacaaaaaagataCATTCAGTGACCACAACCATCATGCACCATTACCCAGCAGCACTGTGCTAATTACTGGATTACAAACTCTTTATAGCAGTTGTTGAGAATTAGACTGACATATGAAGGTTGTGCTGCTCTGTCAATGTTTTAATCAGCAACTATAAATACTgacatttctctttatttcaaACCACAGTGTGAGTACATAATCCAGTACATAATGGAGTTGTGGACTAACTGAAATTTAGGGGAGGGTCCTGTCTGAAACCCTTCTTCCTTCCAATGTAACGGCATATGAACTCCCATCTCTACCTTCTGTTTTTGCAATCCTCACCTCCACCCCATCTCTCCTCTGTTCCTCAGTCTTACATCAGTCATACCATAGTTAAAAGGGGTGACCAGCCTTTTAGCTCCAAgaagaagctgcccagaactgcAGTCCATGTTCTTAGAGTTCTCCTCCCCTCCCTCAAACTTATATTACCACCTTATGTTGAAGTCACAGTCTGAACTAGCAAACTGAGCATATATCTTTCTTTTCACACTAAGACCTTGTAAGTAGCAAACAAGATCAGCTGCTGGGAatctatatacactgctcaaaaaaataaagggaacactcaaataacacatcctagatctgaatgaatgaaatatcctcattgaatattttgttctgtacaaagttgaatgtgctgacaacaaaatcacacaaaagtcatcaatggaaatcaaatttattaaccaatggaggcctggatttggagtcacacacaaaattaaagtggaaaaacacacgacaggctgatccaactttgatgtgatgtccttaaaacaagtcaaaatgaggctcagtattgtgtgtggcctccacgtgcctgtataacctgcctacaacgcctgggcatgctcctgatgaggtggcggatggtctcctgagggatctcctcccagacctggactaaagcatccaccaactcctatacagtctgtggtgcaatgtggcgttggtggatggagcgagacatgatgtcccagatgtgctcaatcggattcaggtctggggaacgggcgggccagtccatagcttcaatgccttcatcttgcaggaactgctgacacactccagccacatgaggtctagcactgtcctgcgaggaacccagggccaaccgcactagcatatggtctcacaaggggtctgaggatctcatctcggtacctaatggcagtcaggctacctctggcgagcacatggagggctgtgcggccctccaaagaaatgccaccccacaccattactgacccactgccaaaccggtcatgctgaaggatgttgcaggcagcagatcgctctccacggcgtctccagactctgtcacatctgtcacatgtgctcagtgtgaacctgctttcatctgtgaagatcacagggtgccagtggcgaatttgccaatcctggtgttctctggcaaatgccaagcgtcctgcacggtgttgggctgtgagcacaacccccaccctcataccatccacatttcacagaagtttgatttacttggagttatattgtgtgttccctttattttttttaatgcagattAAACGTTCTACAGTATacaaatattgattaaaatgtAGTGAGTTTAACCAAGACAACAATCACTCAGTGATTActcagtctttctctcactgtctcttacCTGTACTCTGCTACTCCTCCTACATGCTTCCTCATTGCTGTGTCAGAGCTCATGCCATAAAAAAGTTTGTACTTCTTCCCATTCTTCTCAATGATCTCACCCCCGCTCTCGTTGTGACCTGCCAGCATCCCACCTAGCATCACAAAGTCTGCCCCTGCACCTGTCCATCACACACAATAGCCAATCAAATTCAAGTTCAACGAGTTTCAGACACTAGGAGCACAAAAAACACTTATCTTTTGGCTATAGTAGCAGATGTAGTAAAGAAGAATTATCTTAATAGTATCTATAATTTCTGTGGTAGTTAAAGTTAACACACATTACTTATGCCAgtacttttttaaaacattagccTACTTTTCTAGTTTGACCCTTTTAACCATCCATATTAGTTCAGGCTGAAGCCTAACTGCAGTATGCCGTAAGTTGCTATTTCAGAAATGGCAATTGTCTCATTCAAATAAAGCCTTTTAAACTAATTCCAGCACCTTTAGCAGACTACACTGGACAGTGCTTGTGAAGAACCTGAGAATAAAATCAACATACAGCAAGAGAAGCACCAGCTCATCTTAAGAGCCTTCACTGTAACAAGCGTTGCATGAATGAGAATAAGAGCGAAGGGCTATAATCATGGAAGAATTGGAAccattgactgtatatatgacatatacactcattggttggaacatgcagacACTGGTGCTtccatttttaatcatttgacatCCCTAATTTCCTCTAACAGCAAATATAAGTAAAATGGTCTGTTCGAGTGTCGTGAAAAACTAGAGCAGTCACTTACCGAAAGCCTTAGAAACATCACCTGGGCAGGTGCATCCTCCATCCTGAGTGagaaacaatatttaaaatctAGCAAGATCATCCATTACTCCCAATAAGAGTGACTAATATGGCCTAAGCAGTTGTCCATAGCTACTCAGTGAATATCTCACAGAGATGATGTGTCCACCCAGGCCATGTGCAGCATCAGCGCACTCGATTACAGCACTCAGCTGAGGGTAGCCCACACCTGTCTTCTTACGGGTTGTACACACCGAGcctacacaaacaaacagacatttATGTTTAAAAACCTATTTATCTGAGTATTCAGCATTTACTTGCTCATAATAAGtgtaaataacataaaaacaataaattgtgATTTTGTATACGCCAATGTGTTCGTTTAACTATTCCCAAACCTCTCTTATCATCCAGTacttttttggctttgttaCGTTAAATCATGATGGAATCTAACAGATCCATGTGATGGCTGGGGATGGTTAGGAGAAttctgaaaatgagaaatgttctttaaactaGCTCACAAGATGGAATAAGACACTTAAGCACACTGATAAACATCTTTTTAGCTCACAAGATACCAActaatttttttcaaaatgagaaatacttGTTACTGTATTTAGGTTTGTCTGCCTCCATTCTAATGAGGGATGCActgaaaatggtcaaaagtgTCTCTTTTAAGTTTCAGCCGAAAGAGAAAAATGGCTGAAATTTGGTCCAAAAAAGGCAAAAGATTAAATAGCTGTGTAATGAAATGTCAAAATCTAACAACGAATTGAgagatgaaaatgagaaatagtgaccaaaatgctgttttttatcTTTGCTCTTCTGCACTGACCAtcaaaaatgcattcaaatagtactagcagcagcagatcaacagtgaaacaCAAAGTCTGCTTTACTTGCATTCTGGAAAGTGTTTAACTTAAGACTTTTTAACACTGAGTGATTTAACTAAATGTTTAATAGAAATTACATAAATCATACAGAGTAACTCAGTATTATTTGGTAATAAACTTTTCAACATCTCATTTTGGAAGTTGGTAATGCAAACATGTGAGTTCAGTAAATCCTGCTGAggtttatgactgttttttctAAAGCAACATGTGTGCCAACAGAACCCTCTGCAggagaaacttcagactgcTGACTTTGTTGCAGAGGCACCTTTGTGAAACCATGGAGCATCATTTTTTCATGATGccaatatttaattttattttaaaaattacaccGTTTCAAGTTAAACTAGTAATCTAGTCCCTTCCTTTCTGTTAATtcaaaagcagaaataaaatggtaaattataaataaaagaaccttttcttttcattgGCAAGTTTAGTTTTCAGCCATGTCCTCAGATATGATATATGATGTTTTAACAAGTAAACTGCTGCACCCACTGCTGAAGTATATGGTTTTAAACAGTGTGCTTGGGTGACTTTTGCCCAGAACTGTACATGCCAGATACATACACAAAGACATAACTAGGATAAAGGATGTACATACATAGCAACAGATAATATGCACAAAACAGTGATGTATTTGTGGCACTGAGCAAAACTATCTAAAACCcaaaaacactgaatcaaaTAGCGTCATTTTGATTTTTATCACCTGGACCAATGCCCACTTTTATGATGTCAGCACCAGCGAGAATCAGCTCTTCCACCATTTCTCCAGTCACTACATTACCAGCCTTGAAGGAAAATAATGTTTACACTTTACAATCATGATTACAACCATAACCATTACTATCGTAGCAACTGCAGACAAAAATGGCACTGGACAATCTCTAGATCTGTTGgataaataatattttgtttCTGCTATAAGCTTTAACAACTGACCATGATGGTGTGTGAAGGGAACTTCTGCCTCACGTCCTtgacaaaatgcacaaaatgttCAGAGTATCCATTTGCTACGTCCACACAAACGTACTGGACCTGAGGGACAGCTGCTAAAATGGCGCCGAGCCTCTCAAAATCAGCCTCACTCGTCCCTGTACTGACTGCCACGCTCTGTGGAGAAAAAAAttgaggaagagggagagaaaatgtTAACGATGTGACCTTTGTGAACAGCAGTAAAGTCCAATTATTACTCCTTAACAAATGAAGTGCCAGAGACATAGAAGCCAAACATGCTTTCTTACTTCTAGGCATTCTGGGTGCTTTGTGGCAAACTCTTTCCAGTCATCTACACAGTAATGTTTGTGTACGGCAGTGAACAGTGAGAACTGTAAGAAAATGGAGGTTTGTAAGATAAAGTGCATTTAACAACAGAATAATGGACCTTCAGGACAGCACAACTCAGTTTTCATAACCACAGTGGCCTTAAAGTACAAGGATATGACATTCTGAGAGATCAAAAGGTTTCTGATGCTGTGCGAATTCAGCCCTACCTGATGCAGCGCCACAGCCATCTCGAAAGTTCCAACTGTGTCCATGTTAGCAGCTATGATAGGGATACCTCTGTAACTGCCTTTCGAATTTCTGAAAGTAAAACTGCGCATCAGGTCcacctgagagagaaagatcataaaagaacagagaaagaataCAGGAAAGGGGAAGGTATTAATGCATACATGGATACAATGGATATTAATGGTTACAGAGGTATCCCTATAAGTTCATAAGCATTTTAGCAAGAATAACTGAAATCTGAAACATTCTGGCTTTCCACAGGGGTCCCAGCTGCAGtgatatgaagaaaaatgaagtAGTAAGTGAATTCACTTTTATATTAATGGGGAATTGAATGCAGTGGTTTGAAATGTCAttttagagaaatttacagaatCTGAACTGTTCGCAGATAGGAGCCAGATGTTTGAAGCATTCAtggcctctgaaagctccctcaaagaaagCTATTCCACGAAATTGTTACgattgtgttttcctgattaatgagacattgttttattgtaCTTTTGTAAGATTTTGTCCACTTTTACCAGTATTTTATCATTGTCACTGCATATAAAAGCACGGAAGACATCTAGGTGCTTTGGtcgttttggatagtaaatgaaattagtatatttgtgttgtagacactaAGACacttggttcccatcaccacgaCTGTAAAGACACTGAATTACATTGATTACATCTCTATGACCGaataatgcagaaattctgaaaaatctgtggactCATGGTGCAAACATAAGATGTAAAACTGAAACAGTCAGGGTTTGTACAGGGGTTCTAGCTGCAGTGATACACAGCATACAATGCAGCAAGAAGGTTGTTCTGTTTCACATTAACTAAGAAGCAAATGAATGAGTATTTTAACTACCTCACTGCGGGACTTGAGGGTGCTGCGTTTGGGACGAAGCAGCACGTCCTTGAAGTCGAGCTTGATGTCATTCTCGATGCGAGGCATGGCTGTTTGGCTTGACTTCTCGGTTCCCTTGAGACTTCTGCAGTGTCCCTCTTTGTTTAAACTCAAACACAGCAGCTGTGCGTAGGAGTCCTTGTACCGTCTGTTTGATCAGACAAACAAGAAAAACTCCCAGGCTTTATGATGTGAAGGCTAGAGGGAAAACCCTTCACATACCCCTCCCTTCCCTGCCGGCTTCATGTCATGCACATGTCAGAAAGCGTACAGGCTGCAGCTGATTAATCAGTTTAAAACCGAATTCACGGTTGCAATATAACTAACCAGGCTTATGGCACCTGGAGCTACATACAAAGCCAAGTGTACAGACCTCTGTGGACTGTTTCTTAGCCTGCCAAACAAAACTGACAACATCTGTcgcaagctagctagctaggttagcgaGGACGCCGCTATATAAGCAAGTTTCGCTGACACATAATCTTAATTACAGTCTAAATACACATATTTCAGAGGTGAAGGTGAAAGTGCGTTACATTAAAAGCGCTGTTACGGCATTACCTTCTCCTGGAGCTGTGGACACTGTCACCGCTGGAATTTCTGAAAGAGGACAGGAAGGATGCGCATCACTTTTTTCCGGGCACCAACTTGACGTACATGTCAAGGCGGTAATATTTTGCCCCGGATCTACAGCAAAACACGAACTGTAGTTTTACAAACTAAAATCTCCCGCCCGCGCTCGTTCACAGCGCCGTCTTTATGGACTACTAAACGACGGTGCGTTTAGACACCTGCTGTCGCACCGACGCTGCAGATTTTAGTTCCAGCACAAATCGTTTatatcttaaaaaaagatggtttacCTGTTTTTTTagaattgaattttaattacaaTATGTCTATAATTTTTATAGATATCATTATCTAAGATTTGTTTTAATGTAGCCTAATATTTTCTGTCGGAACCTTTATTCAGTGCCACAGGGTGGCAGGAAATGTTTTTGAGTTGCTCAGGAACTTCTGTTGAATTAGTGAAAGAGTGAAATCGAGGGATTTCTTGATAAAGGAATACTCTGCTCTTTTCTACTGTATTCGTTTTATTTTTGCCTTTATTCGCTGTGCGTGTTCGTACTACACAAAAGCCACAATGTTGATCAAAGTTAAGGTAAGTGAGGCGGACATTCC
This window of the Pygocentrus nattereri isolate fPygNat1 chromosome 2, fPygNat1.pri, whole genome shotgun sequence genome carries:
- the gmpr2 gene encoding GMP reductase 2; the encoded protein is MPRIENDIKLDFKDVLLRPKRSTLKSRSEVDLMRSFTFRNSKGSYRGIPIIAANMDTVGTFEMAVALHQFSLFTAVHKHYCVDDWKEFATKHPECLESVAVSTGTSEADFERLGAILAAVPQVQYVCVDVANGYSEHFVHFVKDVRQKFPSHTIMAGNVVTGEMVEELILAGADIIKVGIGPGSVCTTRKKTGVGYPQLSAVIECADAAHGLGGHIISDGGCTCPGDVSKAFGAGADFVMLGGMLAGHNESGGEIIEKNGKKYKLFYGMSSDTAMRKHVGGVAEYRASEGKTVEVPYKGPVEDTVRDVLGGVRSTCTYVGAAKLKELSRRTTFIRVTQQLNTVFGTDN